In Colletotrichum higginsianum IMI 349063 chromosome 1, whole genome shotgun sequence, one genomic interval encodes:
- a CDS encoding Serine/threonine-protein kinase, translating to MDVEVEYGSSNELHASANTSPPIAPDLLARRFEILDKSEAFEDVDGEFKFTKTLVVYRDGKNIYHAVSKARSSELSNLSINQLTTKVVIPVTAYSPLFVPTFTQAPDPLPLNAYVKKPSLISYDRIHYGLLEDNIADNVLAEIQVCELLKQNSHPNIARYLGCQVLDGRIVGICFAKYEKTLMEAVNPHSFMKRKFSTTRQGVSNYSQQLDGIKDGIKHLHSLELVHNDLNPSNIMIDGSTWIIIDFGSCRYKGESLDGVGRTYEWFDEAVHSSLPQNDLDALREIRNWLEGAPADTFQFKE from the exons AtggacgtcgaggttgaATATGGTAGTTCGAACGAAC TCCATGCGTCCGCCAATACAAGCCCTCCAATAGCTCCAGATTTGCTCGCTAGACGCTTCGAAATCCTGGATAAGAGTGAGGCATTTGAAGACGTTGACGGCGAGTTCAAGTTCACCAAGACCCTCGTCGTCTACAGGGACGGCAAAAACATCTACCATGCAGTCAGCAAGGCTCGTAGCTCCGAATTATCGAATCTCAGCATAAACCAGCTCACCACCAAGGTTGTGATCCCCGTCACCGCTTACAGTCCTCTCTTCGTACCAACCTTCACACAAGCGCCCGACCCGCTGCCATTGAACGCATATGTTAAGAAGCCAAGCCTCATTTCTTACGATCGCATTCATTACGGCCTTCTAGAGGACAACATCGCGGACAATGTCCTTGCCGAGATTCAGGTCTGCGAACTTCTGAAGCAAAATTCACATCCCAATATCGCGAGATACCTAGGTTGCCAAGTCTTGGACGGCAGAATTGTCGGTATCTGCTTCGCAAAATACGAAAAGACACTAATGGAAGCAGTCAATCCACATAGCTTCATGAAAAGAAAGTTCAGTACAACTCGCCAAGGTGTCAGTAACTACAGTCAACAACTGGATGGCATTAAAGACGGCATCAAGCATCTCCATTCGCTCGAGCTTGTTCATAACGACCTGAACCCCAGCAATATCATGATTGACGGAAGTACATGGATTATTATTGATTTTGGGTCGTGCCGCTATAAGGGAGAAAGCTTGGATGGCGTTGGTCGTACTTACGAATGGTTCGATGAAGCGGTGCACAGCTCGCTGCCTCAAAATGACCTGGATGCGCTGCGTGAGATCAGAAATTGGCTGGAGGGGGCCCCCGCCGACACATTCCAATTTAAAGAGTAA
- a CDS encoding Histone-lysine N-methyltransferase, with product MEAATERHFFHHGAREATVTKSSARALEKEQENCHWCQIRSFPTHKQYPITIVNEVDDAVIPSTFRFLQQSKLGAGVQAAEDSFRTGCECDDVEECQYSGCLCLQEQEDASDDEGHRRNKVYMYHMHGVKAGLLRSKFLQSKRPVYECHEGCACAEKCPNRVVERGRKVPLQIFRTEKTGWGVRSLVDIKKGQFVDKYIGEIITPQEAQRRRNASSIAERKDVYLFALDKFTDKDSPDVRLRGPPLEVDGEFMSGPTRFINHSCEPNLRIFARVGDHADKHIHDIAMFALRDIPRGEQLTFDYVDGVSEEEDDAKDKRKQGDMVQCLCGAKNCRKFLW from the exons ATGGAGGCGGCAACTGAACGTCACTTCTTCCACCACGGCGCCCGTGAGGCGACCGTCACAAAGTCATCGGCCAGG GCTCTCGAAAAGGAACAGGAGAACTGCCATTGGTGCCAGATCCGATCGTTTCCCACGCACAAGCAGTACCCCATTACGATCGTGAACGAAGtggacgacgccgtcattCCGTCAACGTTCCGGTTCCTGCAGCAATCGAAGCTCGGGGCCGGCGTCCAAGCCGCCGAGGATAGTTTCCGCACCGGCTGCGAGtgcgacgacgtcgaggagtGCCAGTATAGCGGCTGCCTCTGCCTGCAGGAGCAGGAAGAcgcctcggacgacgagggtcACAGGAGGAACAAGGTCTACATGTACCACATGCACGGCGTGAAGGCCGGTCTTCTGCGCAGCAAGTTTCTGCAATCGAAGCGGCCCGTGTACGAATGCCACGAAGGCTGCGCGTGCGCCGAGAAATGCCCGAACCGCGTGGTCGAGAGAGGACGCAAGGTGCCTCTGCAGATCTTCCggacggagaagacgggaTGGG GGGTACGCTCGTTGGTGGACATCAAAAAGGGCCAGTTTGTCGACAAGTACATCGGGGAGATCATCACGCCGCAGGAGGCACAGCGGCGGCGCAACGCGTCCAGCATTGCGGAGCGCAAGGACGTCTACCTCTTCGCGCTGGACAAGTTCACGGACAAGGACTCGCCGGACGTGCGGCTTCGCGGCCCGCCGCTCGAGGTGGACGGCGAGTTCATGTCCGGGCCGACGCGGTTTATTAACCACTCGTGCGAGCCGAACCTGCGCATCTTTGCGCGCGTGGGGGACCACGCAGACAAGCACATCCACGACATCGCCATGTTCGCGCTGCGGGACATACCGCGAGGCGAGCAGCTGACGTTCGActacgtcgacggcgtcagcgaagaggaggacgacgccAAGGACAAGCGCAAGCAGGG